The following proteins are encoded in a genomic region of Natrinema sp. DC36:
- a CDS encoding DUF5793 family protein: protein MRREHFTLDVVHIDWVETDGEPKKPVVSIDFTGPATMLRERLTGPGGDVLEASETDVALRLQGPLGDDTAGVVSVTNRITGEFILELNEDADDVLQFIQAARGYGDAADDEGRYAVEITLDGDSFVDYDKRTFLVYDDEGSLLRQHSLIPSGVEL, encoded by the coding sequence ATGAGGCGCGAGCACTTCACGTTAGATGTCGTTCATATCGACTGGGTCGAGACCGACGGCGAACCGAAAAAGCCCGTGGTATCGATCGATTTCACCGGCCCGGCGACGATGCTTCGCGAGCGCCTGACTGGTCCCGGCGGCGACGTTCTCGAGGCGAGCGAAACGGACGTTGCCCTTCGATTGCAGGGGCCGTTAGGAGACGACACTGCGGGGGTAGTGAGCGTCACCAATCGTATAACCGGCGAGTTCATCCTCGAACTCAACGAGGACGCCGACGACGTCCTTCAGTTCATTCAGGCTGCGCGAGGATACGGCGACGCCGCCGACGACGAGGGCCGGTACGCGGTCGAGATCACGCTCGACGGTGACTCGTTCGTCGACTACGACAAACGAACGTTTCTCGTCTACGACGACGAGGGGAGCCTGCTCCGGCAACACAGCCTGATCCCCAGCGGCGTCGAACTCTGA
- a CDS encoding type II/IV secretion system ATPase subunit has product MESSDHSGSGGARTDDESDVDARPSDDSAATGTDGSDVAAGERLESTIDAARRALRRVVETLRGSTVDVGAYEPGSHGPLVTFDDRQGLEEVDRYWVDAPFSFVSIGYDHDASEHRYRTVEPTLRDEEAVLLETLLEDVRDPLLYREDEGDDIESLLRETIREFLERYGAEIDAATFYRLFYYIYRDFRGYGPLDPIMHDPHVEDVSCDGYELPLFVYHDEYTDVATNVSFEKSALDRFVVRLAQHSGRHISIGDPMVETTLPDGSRAELALGEEVTPRGSAFTIRKYADEPFTPIDLLEYGTFDVEQLAYLWLAIEHNKSLLFAGGTASGKTTSMNAISMFIPPRSKVVTIEDTRELQLSHDNWLSSITRERVHEGTDVTMYDLLRSALRHRPEYIIVGEVRGEEAMTLFQAMNTGHTTYSTMHADSVQTAINRLENEPINVPRSMVQSLDVLAVQTLTRTGDQRVRRNKVLAEIEGVDQRTGELDYSTAYTWNSETDSFRSAGSKLLSEIRDERGWSQQELLSELANRKRFLEYLQANGIADYRRFTALVNEYYSDPDRILETIADDVDVAADEAADDPTGDDDSAPTRPDAGRIDGSTRTEIDDARDG; this is encoded by the coding sequence ATGGAATCCTCAGACCACAGCGGTTCGGGCGGAGCGAGAACCGACGACGAGAGCGACGTCGACGCTCGTCCGTCCGACGATTCCGCGGCTACCGGCACCGACGGTTCGGACGTGGCCGCCGGCGAGCGCCTCGAGTCGACGATCGACGCCGCTCGGCGCGCGCTCCGACGGGTCGTCGAGACCCTCCGGGGGTCGACCGTCGACGTCGGAGCCTACGAGCCGGGCAGTCACGGTCCGCTGGTCACGTTCGACGACCGCCAGGGGCTCGAAGAAGTCGACCGATACTGGGTCGATGCACCGTTTTCGTTCGTCTCCATCGGCTACGACCACGACGCCAGCGAACACCGGTACCGGACAGTCGAACCGACGCTCCGCGACGAGGAGGCGGTCCTGCTCGAGACGCTGCTCGAGGACGTCCGCGATCCGCTGTTGTACCGCGAGGACGAGGGCGACGACATCGAGTCGCTGCTCCGGGAGACGATCCGCGAGTTCCTGGAGCGCTACGGGGCCGAGATCGACGCGGCGACGTTCTACCGCCTGTTTTACTACATCTACCGGGATTTCCGGGGCTACGGCCCGCTCGACCCGATCATGCACGACCCGCACGTCGAGGACGTCTCCTGTGACGGCTACGAGTTGCCCCTCTTCGTCTACCACGACGAGTACACCGACGTCGCGACGAACGTCTCCTTCGAGAAGTCCGCGCTCGATCGGTTCGTCGTTCGGCTGGCCCAGCACTCCGGCCGACACATCTCTATCGGCGACCCGATGGTCGAGACGACCCTGCCCGACGGCTCCCGGGCCGAACTCGCGCTGGGCGAGGAGGTGACACCGCGGGGCTCCGCGTTCACCATCCGAAAGTACGCCGACGAGCCGTTCACGCCCATCGATCTGCTCGAGTACGGCACGTTCGACGTCGAACAGTTGGCCTACCTCTGGCTCGCGATCGAGCACAACAAGAGCCTGCTCTTCGCGGGCGGCACCGCGTCGGGGAAGACGACCAGCATGAACGCCATCTCGATGTTCATCCCGCCCCGATCGAAGGTGGTAACGATCGAGGACACCCGCGAACTCCAGTTATCTCACGACAACTGGCTCTCGTCGATCACGCGCGAGCGAGTTCACGAGGGAACGGACGTGACGATGTACGATCTGTTGCGATCCGCGCTCAGGCACCGCCCCGAGTACATCATCGTCGGCGAGGTCCGCGGCGAGGAAGCGATGACCCTCTTTCAGGCGATGAACACCGGCCACACGACGTACTCGACGATGCACGCCGATTCGGTGCAGACGGCCATCAACCGGCTCGAGAACGAGCCGATCAACGTTCCCCGATCGATGGTCCAGAGCCTCGACGTGCTCGCGGTGCAGACGCTGACACGCACGGGCGATCAGCGCGTGCGCCGGAACAAGGTCCTCGCCGAAATCGAAGGCGTCGACCAGCGGACCGGCGAACTCGATTACTCGACGGCCTACACGTGGAACAGCGAGACCGACAGCTTCCGGAGCGCCGGCAGCAAGCTCCTCTCGGAGATCCGGGACGAACGCGGCTGGAGCCAGCAGGAGCTACTGAGCGAACTCGCAAACCGAAAGCGGTTCCTCGAGTACCTCCAGGCAAACGGTATCGCCGACTACCGACGCTTTACCGCGCTCGTCAACGAGTACTACAGCGACCCGGATCGGATCCTCGAGACGATCGCGGACGACGTGGACGTTGCTGCGGACGAGGCCGCTGATGATCCGACCGGTGACGACGATAGCGCTCCCACCCGCCCCGACGCGGGACGCATCGACGGATCGACCCGAACTGAGATCGACGACGCTCGAGACGGATGA
- a CDS encoding type II secretion system F family protein: protein MRLVTVGPLALAVMLCALVVSARYADRVDRALSRIAIRLFGSTVDAVRGERPDRRAALRAARVPTTGRDYGSKTLLYAAIAAVAGSILGIYAIWGLLVLLSIDPETLRAALPGPLGFLAAMGGLPSLSLVELVVLFCGSALTLGAVAGYAAYWFRWWYPGYVADARARRIEAGLPALVAFIYALSRSGMAFPAVVRVVADQQDTYGEAAAEFSVACRSMDTFGTDVITALQTMGRRSPSPQFREFTENLVSVLQSGQGLSPFLERQYQDYREDAESQQESALDLLGTLAEAYVTVLVAGPLFLITILVVMGIAGDDTFGQLRLFVYLVLPLANVGFMVYLSTVTDKLDPSSEVAEGSPAVDTTSVDAVPSGVERRADGGTGPDEGVATGPSPTPHPNVERVRYYRLLAGICDRFGHPIRTLVERPALTLAITVPIVLGALVSQLPTALEGGFDATAVDDTVAIGTFGALTAFAIAYELHRRRLAAIEGAVPDLLDRLASVNEAGLSIVASIGRVRGSDLGPLGPELDRIWNDVQWGADLRTALGRFEGRVGTRSISRVVTLLTESMKASGNLETTLRIAARQAAADRRLERERKQAMVEYMVVVYVSFLVFLFIIAVLAGYLIPNLPTGGAELPAASGTGISGLGGFSQVSADAYATLFYHATLVQGTFSGLIAGQLSTGDVGAGTKHAAAMIGLSVLVFALFL from the coding sequence ATGAGACTCGTCACCGTCGGTCCGCTGGCGTTGGCGGTGATGCTCTGTGCACTGGTCGTGAGCGCCAGATACGCCGATCGCGTCGATAGAGCCCTGAGTCGGATCGCGATCCGTCTCTTCGGGAGCACCGTCGATGCGGTCCGCGGCGAGCGCCCGGATAGGCGAGCGGCGTTACGAGCCGCACGGGTTCCGACGACCGGCCGCGATTACGGGTCGAAGACGCTACTGTACGCCGCCATCGCCGCCGTCGCCGGCTCGATTCTCGGAATCTACGCGATCTGGGGCCTCCTCGTTCTCCTCTCGATCGATCCCGAGACGCTGCGGGCGGCGCTCCCGGGCCCGCTCGGGTTCCTCGCGGCCATGGGCGGGCTCCCGTCCCTGTCGCTGGTCGAACTCGTCGTCCTCTTCTGTGGTTCCGCGCTCACGCTCGGGGCCGTGGCCGGCTACGCCGCGTACTGGTTTCGGTGGTGGTATCCGGGGTACGTCGCCGACGCCCGCGCCCGACGGATCGAGGCGGGGTTACCCGCACTGGTCGCCTTTATCTACGCGCTCTCGCGGAGCGGCATGGCGTTCCCGGCGGTCGTCCGCGTCGTCGCCGATCAGCAGGACACCTACGGCGAGGCCGCCGCGGAGTTTTCGGTCGCCTGCCGGAGCATGGACACGTTCGGAACCGACGTGATCACCGCCCTCCAGACGATGGGGCGGCGCTCGCCCAGCCCGCAGTTCCGCGAGTTCACCGAGAACCTCGTCAGCGTCCTCCAGAGCGGACAGGGACTCTCGCCGTTCCTCGAGCGACAGTATCAGGACTACCGCGAGGACGCCGAATCCCAGCAGGAGAGCGCCCTCGATTTGCTCGGGACGCTGGCCGAAGCCTACGTCACGGTGCTGGTCGCGGGGCCGCTCTTCCTGATCACCATTCTCGTCGTCATGGGGATCGCGGGCGACGACACGTTCGGACAGTTGCGGCTGTTCGTCTACCTCGTCTTGCCCCTGGCTAACGTCGGGTTTATGGTGTATCTGAGCACGGTGACCGACAAGCTCGACCCCAGCAGCGAGGTCGCCGAGGGGTCGCCCGCCGTCGACACCACGTCAGTCGACGCGGTCCCGTCAGGCGTCGAACGACGGGCCGACGGCGGGACTGGACCGGACGAGGGCGTCGCCACCGGACCGAGCCCGACCCCGCACCCGAACGTCGAACGGGTGCGGTACTATCGCCTGCTGGCCGGGATCTGCGATCGGTTCGGCCACCCGATTCGAACGCTCGTCGAGCGGCCGGCGCTCACGCTCGCGATCACCGTCCCGATCGTGCTCGGAGCACTGGTTAGTCAGCTTCCGACGGCGCTCGAGGGCGGATTCGACGCGACTGCGGTCGACGACACCGTCGCCATCGGGACCTTCGGGGCCCTGACCGCCTTCGCGATCGCCTACGAACTCCACCGTCGCCGGCTCGCGGCGATCGAAGGCGCGGTCCCGGACCTGCTCGATCGACTCGCCAGCGTCAACGAGGCCGGCCTGTCGATCGTCGCGTCGATCGGCCGCGTTCGGGGGTCCGATCTCGGGCCGCTCGGTCCCGAACTCGACCGGATCTGGAACGACGTCCAGTGGGGTGCAGATCTCCGGACGGCGCTCGGCCGATTCGAGGGTCGCGTCGGTACCCGTTCGATCTCCCGGGTCGTCACCCTGCTCACCGAATCGATGAAGGCCAGCGGCAACCTCGAGACCACCCTCCGAATTGCCGCGCGACAGGCCGCGGCCGATCGCCGTCTCGAGCGCGAGCGAAAGCAGGCGATGGTCGAGTACATGGTGGTCGTCTACGTCTCGTTTCTGGTCTTCCTGTTCATCATCGCGGTGCTCGCCGGCTATCTGATCCCGAACCTCCCGACCGGGGGTGCGGAGCTGCCCGCCGCGTCCGGCACCGGAATCAGCGGCCTGGGCGGGTTCTCCCAGGTCAGTGCCGACGCCTACGCCACGCTGTTCTACCACGCGACCCTCGTTCAGGGGACGTTCTCGGGGCTGATCGCCGGCCAGTTGAGCACCGGGGATGTCGGAGCGGGGACGAAACACGCCGCCGCCATGATCGGACTCTCCGTGCTGGTCTTCGCACTTTTCCTCTGA
- a CDS encoding 30S ribosomal protein S15, whose translation MARMHTRRRGSSGSDKPSADEPPEWSDVDSDDIEARVVELAEQGHDPSQIGMKLRDEGVTGTPVPDVKLATGKKITEILEENDAKSEFPEDLRNLMIRAVRLREHVRENQQDFQNKRALQNTEAKVRRLVKYYRGDEIAPDFQYSHEVATELLEDE comes from the coding sequence ATGGCACGAATGCACACCCGCCGTCGCGGCTCGTCCGGTTCGGACAAGCCGTCGGCAGACGAACCGCCGGAGTGGAGCGACGTCGACTCGGACGATATCGAAGCCCGAGTCGTCGAACTGGCAGAACAGGGCCACGATCCCAGTCAGATCGGAATGAAGCTGCGTGACGAAGGCGTCACCGGCACGCCCGTCCCGGACGTCAAGCTGGCGACCGGGAAGAAGATCACCGAGATTCTCGAGGAGAACGACGCGAAATCGGAGTTCCCCGAGGATCTCCGGAACCTCATGATCCGTGCCGTGCGCCTGCGCGAGCACGTCCGTGAGAACCAGCAGGACTTCCAGAACAAGCGCGCCCTGCAAAACACCGAAGCGAAGGTTCGCCGCCTGGTCAAGTACTACCGCGGCGACGAAATCGCGCCCGACTTCCAGTACTCCCACGAGGTTGCGACCGAGCTGCTCGAGGACGAATAA
- a CDS encoding exonuclease: MSTEGRSAEPASATSALESAGFVRLVARADGDALAASGLIASALAERETPYQVTVGRTIADRSDRVPTPSSEDEATILVGAADAAETDDFVRLAAADRPATLEAVDLVREMGATPDPVLALAGVVAGGSEPGAGESEWLLETALERGLVEQRPGVAVPTADPVDGLAYSTRLHAPWSGDPDATREALADTVDGDPDDLDADDHRAIGSLVALDVVGADGAADAAAASIGRALRPYATPEAPFATLGGFADVLEALARTEPGTGTALAMGHDVSETALDAWREHGRRAHTALADASTGRYDGLFVVGIDDGPVEAVARIAAAYRSPESAVLAVGNGESAIATRDADPLDATVEGVARELETGAADADSETAPEAGIAVEYDVGHRRGYLRYDPDVDESAIIAAVREFR, from the coding sequence ATGTCCACCGAGGGTCGATCCGCCGAGCCGGCGTCCGCCACGAGCGCGCTCGAGAGCGCCGGCTTCGTCCGTCTGGTCGCCCGCGCCGACGGCGACGCACTCGCTGCGAGCGGCCTCATCGCGAGCGCCCTCGCCGAGCGCGAGACGCCGTACCAGGTAACCGTCGGCCGAACGATCGCGGACCGATCCGATCGCGTTCCAACCCCGAGTAGCGAGGACGAGGCCACGATCCTCGTCGGCGCCGCCGACGCGGCCGAAACGGACGATTTCGTCCGGCTCGCGGCCGCGGATCGACCGGCGACGCTGGAAGCCGTCGACCTCGTCCGCGAAATGGGTGCGACGCCGGATCCGGTGCTCGCACTCGCCGGCGTCGTCGCCGGCGGGAGCGAACCCGGTGCCGGCGAGAGCGAGTGGCTCCTCGAGACCGCGCTCGAGCGCGGCCTCGTCGAGCAGCGACCGGGCGTCGCGGTGCCGACCGCCGATCCGGTCGACGGCCTCGCGTACTCGACGCGCCTCCACGCGCCGTGGTCGGGCGATCCCGACGCGACGCGCGAGGCGCTCGCGGACACCGTCGACGGCGACCCCGACGACCTCGATGCGGACGATCACCGTGCGATCGGCTCGCTGGTCGCACTCGACGTGGTCGGTGCGGACGGGGCGGCCGACGCCGCCGCGGCGTCGATCGGGCGCGCGCTACGGCCGTACGCCACGCCCGAGGCCCCCTTCGCGACGCTCGGCGGCTTCGCCGACGTGCTCGAGGCCCTGGCCCGAACCGAACCGGGCACGGGAACGGCGCTCGCGATGGGCCACGACGTCAGCGAGACGGCACTCGACGCCTGGCGCGAGCACGGACGCCGCGCTCACACTGCGCTCGCGGACGCCTCGACCGGACGCTACGACGGCCTGTTCGTCGTCGGGATCGACGACGGTCCCGTCGAAGCGGTCGCGCGGATCGCGGCGGCCTACCGGTCGCCGGAGTCGGCCGTTCTCGCCGTCGGAAACGGCGAATCGGCCATCGCGACCCGCGACGCCGACCCCCTCGATGCGACCGTCGAGGGCGTCGCCCGCGAACTCGAGACCGGAGCGGCCGACGCGGACTCGGAGACGGCCCCCGAGGCCGGTATCGCGGTCGAGTACGATGTCGGCCACCGACGCGGCTACCTTCGATACGACCCGGACGTGGACGAATCGGCGATCATCGCGGCAGTGAGGGAGTTCCGATGA
- a CDS encoding KEOPS complex subunit Pcc1, translating into MSRRATIRTDRDDAALIARALSPDNTDEMSTTVECNGTAATADDDDERAGTVVTRIDRETTSGLRSTVDDYVVNLEVAIDVTSQARTVQHAEPTDTGPVSERGSDSTHDTTQ; encoded by the coding sequence ATGAGCCGGCGCGCGACGATCAGGACGGATCGCGACGACGCGGCCCTCATCGCGCGGGCGCTCAGCCCGGACAACACCGACGAGATGTCGACGACCGTCGAGTGCAATGGCACTGCAGCGACGGCCGACGACGATGACGAGCGCGCAGGCACCGTCGTGACGCGGATCGACCGCGAGACGACGAGCGGCCTCCGATCGACGGTCGACGACTACGTCGTCAACCTCGAGGTCGCGATCGACGTGACGTCGCAGGCACGGACAGTACAGCACGCGGAACCGACGGACACGGGACCTGTGTCCGAACGCGGTAGCGACTCAACACACGATACAACACAATGA
- a CDS encoding 30S ribosomal protein S3ae, with product MSERSVSRAKQEKRWYTVLAPEQFDRQELGETPADEPEKVYDRTIETTLGELNNNASENNTKLTFKINDVGSDSAYTEFVEHSLTRDYLRSLVRRGASKIEAYVTVLTTDDYRVQIQPVAFTTKKADASQEKAIREQMVAMIEDAAEDRSFEEIIDSVVEGHLSSAIYGESKTIYPLRRVEIQKATLEAHPEEVAEEEATAVDVDDEDVATDD from the coding sequence ATGAGTGAACGATCAGTTTCACGCGCGAAACAGGAGAAGCGGTGGTACACCGTTCTGGCACCCGAGCAGTTCGATCGCCAGGAACTCGGCGAAACCCCCGCTGACGAACCGGAAAAGGTCTACGACCGAACCATCGAAACGACGCTCGGCGAACTCAACAACAACGCCAGCGAGAACAACACGAAGCTCACCTTCAAGATCAACGACGTGGGGAGCGACAGCGCGTACACGGAGTTCGTCGAACACTCCCTGACGCGGGACTACCTGCGCTCGCTGGTCCGACGCGGTGCCTCGAAGATCGAGGCTTACGTCACCGTCCTCACGACGGACGACTACCGCGTCCAGATCCAGCCCGTCGCCTTCACGACGAAAAAGGCCGACGCGAGCCAGGAGAAGGCCATCCGCGAGCAGATGGTCGCGATGATCGAGGACGCCGCCGAGGACCGCTCCTTCGAGGAGATCATCGACAGCGTCGTCGAGGGACATCTCTCCTCCGCGATCTACGGCGAATCCAAGACGATCTACCCGCTTCGCCGCGTCGAGATCCAGAAGGCCACCCTCGAGGCACACCCCGAGGAAGTCGCCGAAGAGGAAGCGACCGCGGTCGACGTCGACGACGAAGACGTCGCTACGGACGACTGA
- a CDS encoding putative quinol monooxygenase, whose translation MIVIHASFPIDPDRRDDALELIEELVTESQREDGMIDYRATTDVSDPNVVRFFERYEDEAALGAHTQSDHFQEFSSALPELLAGEPTVTRFDVESAEELEL comes from the coding sequence ATGATCGTTATTCACGCGAGTTTTCCGATCGACCCTGACCGGCGCGACGACGCGCTCGAGTTAATTGAGGAACTCGTCACCGAGTCACAGCGAGAAGACGGGATGATCGACTACCGGGCGACGACGGACGTCTCCGATCCGAACGTCGTCCGCTTTTTCGAACGGTACGAGGACGAGGCCGCGCTCGGGGCGCACACGCAATCCGATCACTTCCAGGAGTTTTCGTCGGCGTTACCGGAGCTGCTCGCCGGCGAGCCGACGGTGACTCGATTCGACGTGGAGTCGGCCGAAGAACTCGAGCTCTGA
- a CDS encoding plastocyanin/azurin family copper-binding protein: MHRRAYLAAVGTAASAGLAGCSSALSVLEGDPCTGDDCHIGMNRTEFLPEVYEIAVGDTVVWKNTSEADHTVTAYETLIPDDAEYFASGGYESQAAAYDAWDDRGGRLGTRETFEHTFEIPGTYEYFCIPHEGAEMMGEIVVSE, from the coding sequence ATGCACCGGCGTGCCTATCTCGCCGCCGTTGGAACCGCCGCCTCGGCCGGCCTCGCGGGGTGTTCGTCCGCCCTCAGCGTCCTCGAGGGAGATCCCTGTACCGGCGACGACTGCCACATCGGCATGAACCGAACCGAGTTCCTGCCCGAGGTGTACGAGATCGCCGTCGGCGACACGGTGGTCTGGAAGAACACGAGCGAAGCCGACCACACCGTCACGGCCTACGAAACGCTCATTCCGGACGACGCCGAGTATTTCGCGTCCGGTGGCTACGAGAGTCAGGCGGCCGCGTACGACGCCTGGGACGACCGCGGCGGCCGACTCGGAACGCGCGAGACGTTCGAGCACACCTTCGAGATCCCCGGGACGTACGAATACTTCTGCATTCCCCACGAAGGGGCCGAGATGATGGGCGAAATCGTCGTTTCGGAGTGA
- a CDS encoding protein sorting system archaetidylserine synthase (This PssA-like phosphatidyltransferase, along with a PssD-like decarboxylase, is required in Haloarchaea for the archaeosortase ArtA to replace the PGF-CTERM sorting signal with a C-terminal lipid anchor.), translating into MLPRFVGRLGVADAVTIANAALGFVAVVVAVVDIDLAARLILLAAIADGLDGILARRYGGTDAGPYLDSLADVASFAVAPAVLSFVVVRDGLGIDFSAISAELLLVTTVCALFVAMAVTRLGMYTAYDISGSYTEGVQTTLAATILGAAILAGETQPWLVLAVTGAFCYLMVSRIQYPDLLARDAAIMGVIHALAILVPDFVGRTFPYALLTLGLAYMVLSPWLYWGDAERTGEVGVHGNA; encoded by the coding sequence ATGCTCCCCCGGTTCGTCGGTCGGCTCGGCGTCGCCGACGCGGTGACGATCGCCAACGCCGCACTGGGGTTCGTCGCGGTCGTCGTCGCGGTCGTCGACATCGATCTGGCAGCCCGGTTGATCCTCCTGGCGGCCATCGCGGACGGCCTCGACGGCATCCTCGCACGCCGCTACGGCGGCACGGACGCCGGCCCGTACCTCGATTCGCTCGCCGACGTCGCCTCCTTCGCCGTCGCACCTGCCGTTCTCTCCTTCGTCGTCGTGCGGGACGGTCTCGGAATCGATTTCAGCGCGATCAGCGCCGAACTCCTGCTCGTGACGACGGTCTGTGCGCTGTTCGTCGCGATGGCCGTCACCCGACTCGGAATGTACACCGCCTACGATATCTCCGGCAGCTACACCGAAGGCGTTCAGACGACGCTGGCCGCGACGATCCTCGGTGCAGCGATCCTCGCCGGCGAAACCCAGCCGTGGCTCGTGCTCGCGGTCACCGGCGCGTTCTGTTACCTGATGGTCTCGCGGATCCAGTACCCCGATCTGCTGGCTCGAGACGCCGCCATCATGGGCGTCATCCACGCCCTCGCGATCCTCGTTCCCGATTTCGTCGGTCGGACCTTTCCGTACGCACTCCTGACGCTCGGGCTGGCGTACATGGTGCTCAGTCCCTGGCTGTACTGGGGCGACGCCGAACGAACCGGCGAGGTCGGCGTGCATGGAAACGCTTAG
- a CDS encoding HEAT repeat domain-containing protein, translating to MSEDEANGDDGTVEDEPGDDEQPADLEEIRERLEALAVDLEGLDSTLEAAETEDDLDVVEADLESFRAELESVEVPEPPEADEDEEDEDAEPAPEEELQEQYDEIESDLSDLESDLEDQRGPYGEDVVGEIDDASGTITGTRWTEEGKAELIEAVDGFLDELNGLLGSSVTLVNRGETVPEQLDATLDDASEAVEDAALDADDDAETIADLLEATDDLQSDIDDATEWTDLEIREQLRREGYYDVLDHVKDFPPEWHALKVHEKQGNVEQILLALETFDSDFMEEHCMEALERMGPEEAIDPMIQKANRRDQAAMAVLGKIGVDDEEIVETLVDYVDSNPNLQQPAFRALGEIGAADAVEPIAQQLVADEADVRSWAARALGLIGDTRAVEPLADVLADDDSDRVRASAAWALNRIGTQDALETVADYDDDRAYLVQAEAESVDLEPAA from the coding sequence ATGAGCGAGGACGAGGCGAACGGTGACGACGGGACCGTCGAGGACGAACCGGGCGACGACGAACAGCCCGCCGACCTCGAGGAGATCCGCGAGCGACTCGAGGCGCTGGCCGTTGATCTCGAGGGACTCGATTCCACCCTCGAGGCGGCCGAGACCGAGGACGACCTCGACGTGGTCGAGGCGGACCTCGAGTCGTTCCGGGCCGAACTCGAGAGCGTCGAAGTGCCGGAGCCGCCTGAAGCCGACGAGGACGAGGAGGACGAAGACGCGGAACCCGCGCCGGAGGAGGAACTGCAGGAACAATACGACGAAATCGAGAGCGACCTCTCGGACCTCGAGTCCGACCTCGAAGACCAGCGTGGCCCCTACGGCGAGGACGTCGTGGGTGAGATCGACGACGCGAGCGGCACGATCACGGGCACCCGCTGGACGGAGGAGGGCAAGGCCGAACTGATCGAGGCGGTCGACGGCTTCCTCGACGAGTTGAACGGGCTACTCGGCAGCTCGGTCACGCTGGTCAATCGGGGCGAGACGGTTCCCGAACAGCTCGATGCGACCCTCGATGACGCGAGCGAGGCCGTCGAGGACGCCGCACTCGACGCCGACGACGACGCCGAGACGATCGCGGACCTGCTCGAGGCGACCGACGATCTGCAGAGCGACATCGACGATGCGACCGAGTGGACCGACCTCGAGATTCGCGAGCAGCTCCGCCGCGAGGGCTACTACGACGTGCTCGATCACGTCAAGGACTTCCCGCCGGAGTGGCACGCGCTCAAGGTCCACGAGAAGCAGGGGAACGTCGAGCAGATCCTGCTCGCCCTCGAGACGTTCGACTCCGACTTCATGGAGGAACACTGCATGGAGGCCCTCGAACGGATGGGGCCCGAGGAGGCCATCGATCCGATGATCCAGAAGGCCAACCGCCGCGATCAGGCCGCGATGGCCGTCCTCGGAAAAATCGGCGTCGACGACGAGGAGATCGTCGAGACGCTGGTCGATTACGTCGACTCCAACCCGAACCTCCAGCAGCCCGCGTTCCGCGCCCTCGGCGAAATCGGTGCCGCGGACGCGGTCGAGCCGATCGCTCAACAGCTCGTCGCCGACGAGGCGGACGTCCGAAGCTGGGCGGCCCGCGCACTGGGCCTGATCGGGGACACCCGCGCCGTCGAGCCGCTCGCGGACGTCCTCGCGGACGACGACTCCGATCGCGTCCGGGCCAGCGCCGCGTGGGCGCTCAACCGCATCGGCACCCAGGACGCTCTCGAGACCGTCGCCGACTACGACGACGACCGCGCCTACCTCGTCCAGGCCGAAGCCGAGAGCGTGGACCTCGAGCCCGCAGCCTGA